From the Theobroma cacao cultivar B97-61/B2 chromosome 2, Criollo_cocoa_genome_V2, whole genome shotgun sequence genome, one window contains:
- the LOC18609941 gene encoding adenylate isopentenyltransferase 5, chloroplastic, translating into MRNANFEKNGIEKASTSSTLSTNSVGFTQNQKNKTKVIFVMGATATGKSKLSIDLATYFSGEIINSDKIQVYEGLDIITNKITEAEGRGIPHHMIGFVDPNRDFTVDDFCRHALQNIDIISKKGKLPIIAGGSNSYVETLVEDSKFKFQDNFECCFIWLDVSKNVLYKRVANRVDEMVEAGLVEEVWGMFVPEADYTKGIRRAIGAPEMHDYFMLEKDTNINDSTKNEKLAHAIEEIKVNTYMLVDSQFRKIQRLREELGWKMHRIDATSVHEKCGKDAEDEWMKEVLEKTITIMDEFLK; encoded by the exons ATGCGTAATGctaattttgagaaaaatgggATAGAAAAAGCTTCAACAAGCAG TACCTTGTCCACAAATTCTGTTGGTTTTACTCAAAACCAAAAGAATAAGACAAAGGTCATTTTTGTGATGGGTGCAACAGCTACCGGTAAATCCAAACTTTCCATTGACCTCGCAACCTATTTCTCGGGCGAAATCATCAACTCGGATAAAATACAAGTTTATGAAGGTTTGGATATCATCACTAACAAAATAACAGAGGCCGAGGGTCGTGGTATACCACATCACATGATAGGGTTTGTTGATCCTAACAGAGACTTCACCGTCGATGACTTTTGTCGCCATGCATTGcaaaatattgatattattTCCAAGAAAGGAAAACTCCCCATTATTGCCGGAGGGTCAAATTCTTATGTAGAGACACTAGTGGAGGATTCAAAATTTAAGTTCCAAGACAATTTTGAATGTTGCTTCATCTGGTTAGATGTCTCCAAGAATGTTTTGTACAAGCGAGTAGCAAACCGAGTTGATGAAATGGTTGAAGCGGGTTTGGTGGAGGAAGTTTGGGGGATGTTTGTTCCCGAAGCTGATTATACCAAAGGAATTCGACGGGCTATTGGGGCTCCAGAAATGCACGACTACTTCATGCTTGAGAAGGACACAAACATTAATGATTCTACCAAAAACGAGAAACTGGCCCATGCaattgaagaaattaaagTTAACACTTATATGTTGGTAGATTCTCAATTCCGAAAAATTCAACGGCTAAGGGAGGAACTCGGGTGGAAAATGCACCGAATTGATGCGACATCCGTGCATGAGAAATGCGGTAAAGATGCTGAGGATGAATGGATGAAGGAAGTGCTAGAGAAAACTATAACAATAATGGATGAGTTCTTAAAGTAG